The window CGCTCGGGCGGCAATTAAGCCGTTAAAAGAATCTTCGATCGCAAGACAATAGCGGGGATCGACATCTAACGCCTTAGCGCAATTCAAATATACTTCAGGGTGTGGCTTGCCGTAGGTGAGGCCCTCGGCAGATTGCACCGCCATAAATTTATCGCTGAGTCCTAACTTAGAGAGCACCGCCTCGATAATAGTGTAAAACGAGGAGGTGGCTAAGCCGATTTTAAGACCCAGCGTTTGGCAGTGGTCAATCGCTTCGTGAACGCCCAGCATAGCTTCGCCGCTAACCAGAATTTCACTGGCGACCTTATCGACAATCGCTTGGCTGACCTTGGCATTATCGTAGTGAGGCCAAGGCGCCTTGTGGTACCAATAATCGACGCATTGGTCGATGCGTAAACCTGTGGTTTGTTGAATCGTTTCTATGGTCACGGGCACGCCAAGTGCGGATAACACTTCATACTCGACCTGCTGCCATAGGGGTTCTGAATCGATTAAAACGCCATCCATATCAAAAATAACGGCTTGAATGCTAAGGGATGTCATTGGTACTCCGATGGACTGGGGAAATAACTGAGATATGCAGTAAATTAAGCCTGAGTGTAAGTTCTCGCACTGCATCTTAAAAGCCAAAATGCCGCAAGATGAGAAAAATATACACATATTTGATCTAGGGCGCTGAAAATTGCCTGTTCGATTTAAAATTAATGAAACATTGTTAACTATTTGTAGTGTATGGTTTTTTGTCTGTTTTCAAACTATTGTCTAATTTCACTTGTTTTAATATTCCCGTAAGTTGGCATTCGCCGCCGGATTTAGTCCTTATTTCGCTTTTTGCCGAGTGTGACCTGATTCATACTTTTGCAAAGCTGTAGTATACTGCAGGCCGGAAATACGGGTCGATCATGTCGGACTGTCAGCTTCAATTAAGAAGACGTGCAGTTTCGTTGTTAGAGCGCCAAACAAAGAGGAATGTTGCCGTGCTAGAAGCATATCGTAAACACGTCGCAGAACGTGCTGCAGAGGGCGTAGTCCCTAAGCCATTAGATGCACATCAAGTGGCTGAACTGGTTAAGTTAGTTCAAAACCCACCCGCAGGTGAAGAGGCTTTCGTTCTCGACCTGCTTGAAAATCGAATTCCC of the Shewanella baltica genome contains:
- the hxpB gene encoding hexitol phosphatase HxpB, which encodes MTSLSIQAVIFDMDGVLIDSEPLWQQVEYEVLSALGVPVTIETIQQTTGLRIDQCVDYWYHKAPWPHYDNAKVSQAIVDKVASEILVSGEAMLGVHEAIDHCQTLGLKIGLATSSFYTIIEAVLSKLGLSDKFMAVQSAEGLTYGKPHPEVYLNCAKALDVDPRYCLAIEDSFNGLIAARAANMQTLAIPAPEQRGDAKWVIAHHQAENLLALPTLLAQ